A window from Leptospira meyeri encodes these proteins:
- a CDS encoding lysophospholipid acyltransferase family protein, producing MKPKKRTLVYDFLIKLVSLAKGTVFHSIEENFSNAEEHLESPYPTALLCNHVSEADVVSLSMVYPRLNPKIKMIIPAREDILLPGFLQKEFRSKGILKWIFKFIDATNIIPFLLRYIGAVPIKRPFRDNARELIKSGELRDKVDSEWTDLVAHIKKGRNLFMFPEGTYSHDGFLNQVKRGAYYIKSKIDKLHFNSFTLTYDHLSYQKTKLYIKYGKPFEIQKELPADQVVKLVAEKLGKNYTVTTGNLTSFILLKFGKETKIKKHQFVELILKLKKQIESKFPEITIASELKKETIQIQLESIFTKLKTIKLIDWEEETIHTKEILYHIPKSLHNLKKSNIVLYHRNQLTAHLQHLEDVWNGIFTNQGVANETT from the coding sequence ATGAAACCGAAAAAACGAACGCTCGTATATGATTTTCTAATCAAATTAGTGAGTTTGGCCAAAGGAACTGTTTTCCATTCTATTGAAGAAAACTTTTCAAACGCAGAAGAACATTTAGAATCACCTTACCCAACTGCCCTACTTTGTAATCATGTTTCCGAAGCCGATGTTGTCTCTCTTTCGATGGTTTACCCAAGGCTCAATCCAAAAATCAAAATGATCATACCAGCAAGGGAGGATATTTTATTGCCTGGGTTTTTACAAAAAGAGTTTCGGTCAAAGGGAATTTTAAAATGGATTTTTAAATTCATCGATGCAACAAATATCATTCCTTTTTTATTACGTTACATTGGTGCTGTTCCCATTAAACGCCCGTTCCGTGACAATGCAAGAGAACTCATCAAATCCGGAGAACTTCGAGATAAGGTTGACAGTGAATGGACAGACCTTGTGGCTCATATCAAAAAAGGAAGAAACCTATTTATGTTCCCCGAAGGAACCTATAGTCATGATGGGTTTCTAAACCAGGTAAAACGTGGTGCCTACTACATCAAATCCAAAATAGACAAACTTCATTTTAATAGCTTTACGCTTACTTATGACCACCTTTCATATCAAAAAACAAAGTTATACATAAAATATGGGAAACCTTTTGAAATTCAAAAGGAACTTCCTGCCGACCAAGTTGTGAAATTAGTAGCAGAAAAACTCGGAAAAAACTATACTGTGACGACTGGAAACCTAACATCGTTTATCCTACTAAAATTTGGGAAAGAAACAAAAATCAAAAAACACCAGTTTGTAGAACTCATTCTAAAACTAAAAAAACAAATCGAATCTAAGTTTCCTGAGATCACAATTGCTTCTGAATTAAAAAAAGAAACGATTCAAATCCAATTGGAATCTATTTTTACTAAACTAAAAACAATCAAGCTCATTGATTGGGAAGAAGAAACCATCCATACCAAGGAGATTCTCTACCATATACCTAAATCTTTGCATAATTTAAAAAAGTCCAATATCGTCTTGTATCACAGGAACCAACTCACGGCCCACTTACAACATCTAGAGGATGTCTGGAATGGGATCTTTACAAACCAAGGAGTCGCAAATGAAACCACTTAA
- a CDS encoding acyltransferase family protein, whose protein sequence is MYRKELDGLRAIAIIAVILNHIKQGLCLNGYLGVDMFFVLSGFVITKSLVEREKMDFIPFLKDFWKRRAKRLFPALLAVVTFATFTTFLFSSNESHHTTMSIETGLSSLIGIGNLYLANMATNYFSTTAELNAFTHTWSLGVEEQFYLLFPILFWWFVQNRDRKKTFVFTLIFLTALSLTFFLKNFEKHPIKVFYLVHSRFWELSLGSFVFLVSNKIEVKTNPFKQIVVRASYFLLPIFLSLLIVLLFDSKYPKLSEKYYNLLIVLLTAGILFLLDSNSSVVKLLQWKPVTFIGLLSYSLYLWHWPIITFFRWTFGIKNYMIPLILILCFCFSYLSYRMIETPLRNSEWKWKWLNKAGSLSPTTLSISTAIAFIILIRIVLYPFYLDGSFYLGTPAKLKSKGVHNLLSPVTYQSETWNPENCVLVNNKDLGKIITSDNCSFGKQFKDKQKYLVLGNSYSAAQVYMFQVLPENQSMVTITSSLGSFPAPNLPFPNNWEKTNQYYWQEVVPKLTEELRENDGILMVYDLSSVITEEDKMNLFINELSQFVSTFKNKKINVIFQHTIPLMRESNCNPDLAQIQWWHKFQEPPCLYFSKEETLSRRKPFHEKLLSIKNEHSNFYILDLMDVFCPEKECRFVNKMGDFLYRDEYSHPSVEASILAKASLWQVIQKIN, encoded by the coding sequence ATGTACAGGAAGGAACTCGATGGACTCCGAGCCATCGCCATTATCGCTGTTATACTAAACCACATAAAACAAGGGTTATGCCTAAACGGTTACCTTGGTGTGGACATGTTCTTTGTTTTATCAGGATTTGTGATCACAAAGTCCTTGGTGGAAAGAGAAAAAATGGATTTTATTCCGTTTTTAAAAGATTTTTGGAAAAGAAGAGCCAAACGCCTGTTCCCTGCTTTGTTGGCTGTAGTAACTTTCGCAACTTTTACTACGTTTTTATTTTCTTCTAACGAATCCCACCACACCACAATGAGCATTGAAACAGGGCTTAGTTCTCTAATCGGAATAGGAAACTTATACTTAGCAAATATGGCGACAAACTATTTTAGCACCACAGCCGAGTTAAACGCCTTCACCCATACTTGGTCCCTCGGTGTGGAAGAACAGTTCTACTTATTATTTCCTATTTTGTTTTGGTGGTTTGTACAAAATCGAGACAGAAAAAAAACTTTTGTTTTCACCCTAATCTTCCTAACAGCTTTATCACTTACATTCTTTTTAAAAAACTTTGAAAAGCACCCTATCAAAGTTTTTTACTTAGTCCATAGTCGATTTTGGGAACTAAGTTTAGGGTCTTTTGTTTTTTTAGTTTCGAACAAAATAGAGGTTAAAACAAATCCGTTTAAACAAATAGTTGTTAGGGCATCCTATTTTCTTCTTCCAATTTTTTTATCACTACTCATTGTTCTTTTATTTGATTCTAAATACCCTAAACTATCAGAAAAATATTATAATCTACTCATCGTTCTTTTAACCGCAGGTATTCTCTTTTTATTAGATTCAAATAGTTCCGTGGTCAAACTTTTGCAGTGGAAACCCGTCACTTTTATAGGCCTTTTATCCTATTCATTGTATTTATGGCACTGGCCGATCATAACTTTTTTCCGTTGGACTTTTGGGATCAAAAATTATATGATTCCGCTTATCCTCATTCTTTGTTTCTGTTTTTCTTATTTATCCTATCGAATGATAGAAACTCCGTTACGAAATTCCGAATGGAAATGGAAGTGGCTTAACAAAGCAGGTTCTTTATCTCCTACTACACTCTCCATTTCCACGGCAATTGCATTTATCATATTGATTCGAATTGTCCTTTATCCATTTTATTTGGATGGATCATTTTATCTTGGTACCCCGGCCAAATTAAAATCAAAAGGTGTACATAATTTATTAAGTCCAGTCACTTACCAGTCAGAAACTTGGAATCCAGAAAATTGTGTATTGGTAAATAATAAAGATTTAGGAAAAATTATCACTTCAGATAATTGTTCTTTTGGAAAACAATTCAAAGATAAACAGAAGTATTTAGTTTTAGGAAATTCATATAGTGCAGCACAAGTTTATATGTTCCAAGTGCTTCCAGAAAACCAATCAATGGTAACTATAACTTCTAGCTTAGGAAGTTTTCCTGCGCCAAACTTACCTTTCCCAAACAACTGGGAAAAAACCAATCAATATTATTGGCAGGAAGTTGTCCCAAAATTAACTGAAGAATTAAGAGAAAATGATGGGATTCTTATGGTTTACGATCTTTCCAGTGTCATTACCGAAGAAGATAAAATGAATCTTTTCATTAATGAACTGAGCCAATTTGTATCAACATTTAAAAACAAAAAAATAAATGTGATCTTTCAACATACAATTCCCTTGATGAGAGAATCCAACTGCAATCCAGATTTAGCACAAATACAATGGTGGCATAAATTTCAAGAACCTCCTTGTTTGTATTTTTCTAAAGAAGAAACTTTGAGCCGAAGAAAACCATTCCATGAAAAATTGCTAAGTATAAAAAATGAACATTCAAATTTTTATATTCTCGACCTAATGGATGTCTTTTGCCCTGAAAAAGAATGTCGGTTCGTAAACAAAATGGGTGATTTTTTATACAGAGACGAATATTCGCATCCGAGTGTGGAAGCAAGTATACTGGCGAAAGCATCACTCTGGCAAGTAATCCAAAAGATCAATTAA
- a CDS encoding MarR family EPS-associated transcriptional regulator yields the protein MKENFQYNDHHLKLLQLLEENPHLSQRDASDVLGLSLGKVNYILKAFLDKGLIKMNNFRNNKNKLSYTYLLTPRGIEEKARMTLHFYEIKKREYEALRTEVEKLGDIAEELG from the coding sequence ATGAAAGAAAATTTCCAATACAATGACCACCACCTAAAACTTCTGCAATTGCTTGAGGAAAATCCTCATTTATCGCAACGGGATGCATCTGATGTTTTAGGACTAAGTTTGGGTAAGGTAAACTATATTTTGAAAGCCTTTTTGGATAAGGGTCTCATTAAGATGAATAATTTTCGAAATAATAAAAATAAACTTTCTTATACATACCTTCTCACTCCTCGCGGGATAGAAGAAAAGGCTAGGATGACACTTCATTTTTATGAGATTAAAAAAAGAGAGTATGAAGCTCTGCGAACCGAAGTGGAAAAGTTAGGTGATATAGCGGAGGAATTAGGTTGA
- the rfbA gene encoding glucose-1-phosphate thymidylyltransferase RfbA, with protein MKGIILAGGSGTRLYPLTRGVVKQLLPVYDKPMIYYPLSVLMLAGIRDILIISTPNDTKRFEDLFGDGSDLGIKIQYKIQPSPDGLAQAFLLGEEFIEDEDVCLVLGDNIFYGDGLIQLLSETISEVKDSKKAVVYGYNVKDPERYGVAELDKEMNVISLEEKPANPKSNIAVVGLYFYPKDVVKHAKKVLPSGRGELEITSLNLLYLSESRLKCKMLGRGFAWLDTGTYDSLLEASNFIEVIEKRQGLKIACLEEIAYRKNFISLETLKKHAILNQKNQYGSYLWDIVNVAEN; from the coding sequence TTGAAAGGCATTATACTCGCAGGTGGTTCTGGGACTAGGTTGTATCCTCTGACAAGGGGAGTTGTCAAACAACTACTTCCAGTTTATGACAAACCGATGATATACTACCCACTATCAGTTTTGATGTTAGCAGGGATTCGAGATATTCTCATCATTTCCACTCCTAACGACACCAAAAGATTTGAGGATTTATTTGGCGATGGGAGTGATTTGGGAATTAAAATCCAATACAAAATTCAGCCTTCCCCGGATGGACTGGCCCAGGCCTTTTTATTGGGAGAAGAGTTTATTGAAGATGAAGATGTTTGTTTGGTACTTGGTGATAATATTTTTTATGGAGATGGTTTGATCCAGTTGTTATCGGAAACTATTTCCGAAGTAAAGGATTCAAAAAAAGCCGTCGTTTATGGATATAATGTAAAAGATCCAGAAAGGTATGGTGTTGCTGAACTTGATAAAGAAATGAATGTTATTTCATTAGAAGAAAAACCGGCAAATCCTAAAAGTAATATTGCAGTTGTTGGCTTGTATTTTTATCCGAAAGATGTGGTGAAACATGCAAAAAAAGTGTTACCGTCAGGAAGAGGAGAACTTGAAATTACATCTCTAAACCTTTTGTATTTATCCGAATCAAGGTTAAAATGTAAGATGCTTGGTCGTGGGTTCGCTTGGCTTGATACGGGAACCTATGATAGCCTATTGGAAGCATCCAACTTCATTGAAGTCATTGAAAAAAGGCAAGGGCTTAAAATTGCTTGTTTGGAAGAAATTGCGTATAGAAAGAATTTTATTTCTCTTGAAACACTAAAAAAACACGCAATTCTCAACCAAAAAAATCAATACGGCTCTTATCTTTGGGATATTGTCAACGTAGCAGAAAATTAA
- the rfbB gene encoding dTDP-glucose 4,6-dehydratase, whose product MAKKKILVTGSAGFIGSNFVPYLLDLYKDSFIVSLDKLTYAGNLENLSEVSENSRHRFVKGDICDPQIIDELFEEYSFDLVVHFAAESHVDNSIHNPKIFLETNIIGTFQLLQKAYTTWFFSPFQIKEEFKNSKFIHISTDEVFGSLGEQGFFTESSPYQPNSPYSASKASSDHLARSYFHTYGLPVMITNCSNNYGPKQHDEKLIPTIIRNALAEKNIPIYGTGSNVRDWLFVLDHAKGIERVLSKGKPGETYNIGGNNELTNNQVVSIICGHLDKLKPRKNGKSYSDLITYVSDRPGHDKRYAIDATKMKEKLNWSPEETFSTGILKTIHWYVSKYNSN is encoded by the coding sequence ATGGCCAAAAAAAAGATTTTAGTTACCGGTTCCGCTGGCTTTATCGGATCCAATTTTGTTCCTTATTTGTTGGACTTATATAAAGATTCCTTCATAGTTAGTTTAGATAAATTAACCTATGCCGGGAATCTAGAAAACCTTTCTGAGGTTTCAGAGAACAGTCGCCATCGTTTTGTGAAAGGTGATATCTGTGATCCGCAAATAATAGACGAATTATTTGAAGAGTATTCGTTTGATCTGGTGGTACACTTTGCTGCAGAAAGTCACGTTGATAATTCGATCCATAACCCAAAGATCTTTTTAGAAACCAATATCATTGGAACGTTTCAATTATTACAAAAAGCTTATACAACTTGGTTTTTTTCTCCGTTTCAAATCAAAGAAGAATTTAAAAACTCAAAGTTCATTCATATCTCAACAGATGAGGTTTTTGGTTCTTTAGGAGAACAAGGTTTTTTTACGGAATCCTCTCCTTACCAACCGAATTCTCCTTATAGCGCTAGTAAGGCTTCTTCCGATCATTTGGCACGTAGTTATTTCCATACCTATGGACTGCCTGTGATGATTACCAATTGTTCGAATAATTATGGTCCTAAACAACATGATGAAAAATTAATTCCAACCATCATTCGCAATGCATTGGCGGAAAAAAATATTCCTATTTATGGAACAGGTAGTAATGTTCGGGATTGGCTTTTTGTTTTGGATCATGCAAAAGGGATTGAAAGAGTTTTGTCTAAAGGCAAGCCAGGTGAAACCTATAATATTGGTGGGAATAATGAGTTAACCAATAACCAAGTGGTTTCGATTATTTGTGGGCACTTGGACAAACTAAAACCAAGAAAAAATGGGAAAAGTTACTCGGACTTAATTACTTATGTTTCGGATCGTCCAGGGCATGACAAACGTTATGCTATCGATGCAACAAAGATGAAAGAAAAATTAAACTGGAGTCCTGAAGAAACATTTTCAACAGGAATTCTAAAGACCATTCATTGGTATGTTTCAAAATACAATTCGAATTAA
- the fcl gene encoding GDP-L-fucose synthase gives MNKNSKIYVAGHKGLVGSALVRVLNRQGFSNVIGRTRKELDLTNQSEVNQFFEAERPEYVFLAAAKVGGIHANDTYPAEFIFSNLQIQNNIIDATYRYEGKRLCFLGSSCIYPKFAKQPMDEGQLLDGKLEPTNEPYAVAKIAGIVMCQSYNRQYGTEFFSVMPTNLYGPGDNYHPQNSHVLPALLRRFHEAKVNQLPEVVIWGTGNPLREFLFSDDMARACVFLMQNYNEFREVRGGEHVNVGSGIEVSIRELAETLKDVVGYQGKLTFDLTKPDGTPRKLLDVSKLHRMGWKHEVELREGIKLAYDDFLLNGGVER, from the coding sequence ATGAATAAAAATTCTAAAATATATGTCGCCGGTCATAAAGGTTTGGTGGGTTCTGCCCTTGTTCGAGTTTTGAATCGACAAGGTTTCTCGAATGTCATTGGTCGAACAAGAAAGGAACTTGATTTAACCAATCAGTCGGAAGTGAATCAGTTTTTTGAGGCAGAGAGACCTGAGTATGTTTTTCTAGCAGCTGCAAAAGTGGGGGGAATTCATGCAAACGACACCTATCCTGCGGAATTCATCTTTTCTAACTTGCAGATCCAAAATAATATCATTGATGCAACTTACCGTTACGAAGGGAAAAGGTTGTGTTTTTTGGGTTCCTCTTGTATTTATCCCAAGTTTGCCAAACAACCCATGGACGAAGGACAATTGTTAGATGGAAAGTTAGAGCCAACTAATGAACCGTATGCCGTAGCAAAAATTGCGGGCATCGTGATGTGTCAAAGTTACAACAGACAGTATGGAACAGAGTTTTTTTCTGTGATGCCAACAAATCTTTATGGGCCAGGGGATAATTACCACCCACAAAACTCCCATGTTCTTCCGGCTTTGTTAAGAAGATTCCATGAAGCAAAAGTAAATCAATTGCCAGAGGTTGTGATTTGGGGAACAGGCAATCCTTTGCGTGAATTTCTATTTTCGGACGATATGGCGAGAGCCTGTGTATTTTTGATGCAAAACTATAACGAGTTTCGAGAGGTTCGTGGTGGCGAACATGTAAATGTTGGGTCGGGAATTGAAGTGAGTATTCGCGAACTTGCCGAAACACTAAAGGATGTTGTTGGTTATCAAGGAAAGTTGACTTTTGATTTGACCAAACCGGACGGAACACCAAGAAAATTATTGGATGTTTCCAAGTTACATCGGATGGGTTGGAAACATGAAGTTGAGTTGAGAGAAGGAATCAAATTAGCATATGATGATTTCCTTTTGAACGGTGGAGTAGAAAGGTAA